The Ziziphus jujuba cultivar Dongzao chromosome 1, ASM3175591v1 genome segment gatccaaaatgaaattcaataattttagAGGGTATTAAAGTGTTTTTTGCTTTTACTCCTACAAAATAAAcacatgaaatttaaaaattaataaaaaataatttttgagggGTCACGTGGGGCATGTGATCTCAATTTGATAGAATCTGATAAATTTAATGCAATTGGaccaaattgaaattatttttcaaatagaaaatatgaatgtgtcaaaattgattttagaaagtTTAATTGAAACATTTGTGATTATAAAGGATACTGAAATACATTTATCCCTGAATAAAATTGCACCGGTCTGAATTACAAATGGAAAGTGGCTTCACTCTTTCTcttgttctttcttcttttttttttttttttttttttttgttggttttagaaaaaaaaaagggaggaaaaaagGTGGCTTCTCTCTTATTAACATAAAGAAATTCACATTATTAttaggattattattattaggttattattattattttactgtgcaattcaattcatttttttcttttgtgccagaaaaaacaaataataataataataataataaaaataaaataagagtaagttgttttgtttaattaaatatagagGGTATTGTTATAAGAGTGAAAGTCGTTTTGGGCCCTATTTAAATAGTATCGTTTATCATCGGCTTTCATTCTTCAATAGGAGGTGAAGaccaaatgaaaaataaataaattttaaaaattggaggCAGATTTTGTTATCCAAACAAGGGAATTTATCAAAGAGGAACAGGGTCGGATATTTGGATTGAATTCAAAGAATGTTAATATATTAGAACTAAAACTCCAACACAACTTGGATGCAACACCTATTCAGAATAGAAGGCTCTTGCTGGCTCATCTTTCTTTCTCTACCAATGGACAAAAAAAATTGCTCTCATTTATATGTACATTATACTCCATAACCGTTAATTCTAAATCATGTTAAATCCTCGTCTTActtctatttttcttctttttctcagtCTCACTGGTATAGATGGACATTTGACTGTAACTTGTTTCACATTCTCTAATGACACGCCGAACATCTGGGTCGTCTTTAGGAACGTGAGTGAGAAAGATCTTTGCAGCCTTATGGTCCCCTGCAGCCAAAAATGCTTGATACATTCTGCAACAATTCAGAGATTAAAACCCAGAAACAGAGATGTTAAGAGAAAGAAATGAAACACAAAACACAAAGAAACATTTACTACTACTCACCTCAAGAAATTCAAAATGTTGTAAGGAAGGCCTGCTTCTTTATATTCTTTCCAGACCAATTTTGAATTACGCAGATCTTTGGCATTCACACATGCATGGAGAAGAAAGTCAAGACATTTACGTGAAGGGGTGATGCCAAAGTCATTTTTGACAACTCTAAGCAAGTCCAACCCCATTTGCAAATAGGTAGGATCTGAATCTCCAATTAGACAAAACACCTATGAATATGGGGAATATGCTTTAGCGGATTATATCAGATCCTTTTTCAAGTAGCATGTTGAACACAATGAATGTacagaacaaaacaaaagcaaaccTCATCAAAAAGACTTTCATGAACCAATTCGTCGTTACAAAATTTATCCCTCAGTTGCTTGAGCAAGTTGATGGCAGGACTAAATcagattgaaaaaataagtataTTATATAATGCTAAAAATAATCAactcaaattgaaatttaatgcTAATGGACCTTAAATGCTTGTATCGAACACAATACAAGATAACTCTGCAGCAACCATCGACCCAATAGTTTGAAGCATTTATTTCCTCAAGTAGTTTGAGCAATGTACTCAACTCTCCATCAGATGGAACGTTCTCCTAAGTAATGAGTACGAGAATGTCATTTGCGTTTCCAAGACAAAACATAAACCATTGAGTTAAAAGAGCTTACAATAAGACTGATTACAGCTTTGGGCTCCAAAGCAGATCCAATCTGTTTATATATATCAAGTGCATCAAACCACTGCCCATTTTCGGAAAGAGCTTGCGCAAGTGCACTATTAATTTCATTCCAGCTTTTATCAGAAATACCCTTATCTGAAACTACCTGCCACATTAAAGAGCATAATTAATCGAACTTTGCATAAATACTACTATGGAAAGCTTAGTTATAACagaaaaaagtaagaaaagttGTATTAAAAGTTAACCTTGCGCTTAAATTATACAGTAATCTTCAAGGACAGTAAAATATCATGGAAGGAAAAGCAAAGAAACTGGAGGTTCCATATTCACTATGCATATGCTAGCAAATTCTAAaggaataaagaaagaaaaagagagaaaagactTTTCATAGCAAAATAGGCTCTTAAGGTGTGAAAGGTACATGAAGTAATAATACAAAGATAATAAGCATTCATGAAACATAGAGTAGGTCAGATATGTATGACCGAAGCTGGCAAACCGTATCTGAAAAGAGTAATTGCATGAAAATATCAATGCAATATTAAGAAAGGTGAACATCTTCGACATCCTGAATTCCTACACTTCATTTTAACAACTTCCaccccccaaaaaagaaaaaaaaaaaaaaaaaaggaaaaaaaaaattcctgccTTACTATTAATCAACTTGCCAAATGGCTAATACCTGTTTTGCTTTCTCAAACTGTCCCAAACTTGCATATGCATTTATGAGTGCCATGAAAACATGCTTTGTATCATCAATTCCAGAACGCTTCATCTCTTCATAGTACTACAAACAGATATGCAGATCAACAtctcttaagatcaattttatccAAGGTAAGCTTTAATTGATAAGGAAAAGGTGAGAGATAAACATAATTTACAtggaagagggaaaaaaataaataaataaaattaaaaaagcaatTTTGCAAAATTGTTCTTGCATATATAATCACTGATTGAATAACTGATGCATGTCAAAACATCTCTGATCGGTCCAAATtagagctctctctctctctcatcctTCGAATACAACTGGAGgagaaaaaaatcattttcttagACTCAATTTCTACTTGAATGTAGCTTCCAATAATGAATTTTTGTATActgtaataattttaattttttatgtggtCTATATTGGACTCATTATCACCATACATGTAGCATAAGAAACAACTTTCACTCAAGATGTTTAGAATTTTCCTCCctctttgttaaaaaaataataataacaacaacaacaataataaaccaGTTATACAAACAGTGgatgaacaaaaaaaagtaaaattaataaaacttagAAATTTTGATTAAGTTAGACATGAAAATTTGGCTGAAATATGGATTTCACCTTTTTGATATCATCTTCAGACTCACAGTTGCTTAGTAAATAACAATAAGTCAAGGAATCTCGTTTTACATCTGCTTCTTCCATTTGCTTGAGAAGCTTCTTTGCACTATATGTATTCTTCTGCAGTGTGTTTCATTAAGAAGAGTATCAAGATTCACGGAAAGCTATCATCATCATGAACATCAATACAATTAACAACGAAATATAATAAGTTGGAAGCAAAGGCAAGCCCAGTGTCAGAGCTTGCTTTTAGGATTGTATACTTCCTTTCACTGTCTAATATAACAGCCATGCTCCTCCCTGACTGTCAAACAACTTTTTATACCAGCAATTATGGGAAGCATTACTATACTACGAACCAGCACCTGTCTTACAATCATAGAGGTCATACAAAACCTACATCAAGCCTCGTGTACCTTGAACAAACCATGCAACTTGAAGATGCTATAACTCAactcaaaagcaacaaaagcCTTAATCTTAAAAAACTGTGCTCATTCATAGCAAGTTACACTcatgttattttcaattttcctaAAAACTTTCTATCTGGTATTCATTACTGCacaggaggaggaggaggtatGGGGAGAGAGGTAAGGAGAAAAAACAAGGAGTACATTTTGAAATGAAACGAAAGCCCTCTTCTTTCAAATCTTGATATTATAGGAAAGTCGATATGATAGTGAATATGAGAATAGATCAAATAacagaaaaccaaaatttttttgtctttaattCTCAAATAGCATGACAAAAAAGCAGTGGGCATTCATAAACAACCAATTGCAACAAACACAGGAACAGCAAAAGCATCCGATGAAACAAAGGAAACTACCTCTCTGAAGTATCCTCCCAATATGGCATTGTACATGTTAGCTGTTGGCCTCAAGTTCATTTTCTCCAAATCATTGAGCATTCCATATGCACCATCAAACTACAATAAAAGGAGTCTATAACATTATATTGAGGCATGATTTATCTATCAAACTTAGTTCTCAGCAAAAAGAAACCAACGCACATGTGTTTGCACACATGTGGGGGAAATAAGGAAAACCCTACATCTTTCATTTTGACGCATAAAGTTATCATAAGCCTGAATGTTTCATTATTTGGCTTCAAAGTCTGGTGACAAATCACTGAGTAGACCCGGTGAACCTGAATGATTAAATTCGGTTGAAGAGAAATCAGAGCAAAAAAGACaaccaccaaaagaaaaaagaaaataaatttataaatgtcCACATGAATACAAAAGAGATAACTAAAACTCCAATTGGCACATCATCAAAAGTTATGAAGACTGGGCattaaaatagtttattttttctacttCTCTTATTACTTCAACAAAAAAGTACAAACTACTCTAAAATTCTCTGAATTGGTGGATAAGATCAGAAACAGAACAGATTAAAAATAacactgttaaaaaaaaaaattcacattgcATCTTACCAGATTAAAATTAGAAGTCTCTTCCATAGCACGGAAAATGGAGTGTAGTACCTCGATGGACAAGTCCAAACCCTTTTGACAAATTTCATCGACCAAATCAAGAGCCACATGCACCTATTTTGAGAGACACATAATTTACATCAAGCAATCTTCAAACCAGCAAATGgattaaaacaacagaccatatTTTATGAAGTAATTGACAAAGCACAAGATTATTCCAAGATACATAAATAAGATAGGGAAAGAAACATTTGAGTTCAAATTAGTTTTCTATTCTTTTAATCAAAAGATATCCATACCTCATGTGAATCACAACAATACGCAATAAGCTTCTCATATGATGCACATGAAAGTGACACCTCCAGTTTCACATGTAAGTTTTTGAAGTTTGAAATGACATCCTCAACCTTCAACCCCAAATCATAATGTAAGAAATACAGAATATTCAAGTGATTCTACATTGcaaatgacaaaaaaatgaaatgttgTTTCTAGAAAAACTGAATTATCCAAAACAAGCATTTAATTATGGTTGAAGTAGCATTTGGATTCACaaataaccaaaaacaaaaaattagatCTGAATGCAGTTAATGAGCAATTCCaattaattacaataataaacaatttctAAAGCATCAAACTCCACTTCATCAATTTTCCTCTCTGTTAtaagagagagcgagagagagagagagatctttTTGCTTAACTTTTAAAAGTCCAAGGCCGGATCTGAGAGCTGAAATCTTAAGAAAAGACTTTGTGGTCCAAAAACAAGTGTCAATCATTTTCACTAGggaataaatgaatataaagatTGTCGTTTGAGATTAATATGTAAACACCTTCATAATTGTCAAACAAAGGACACAATTCTGGACAGcatactttttcatttttaatatttcagtcAAGGGTTATATGCAAAGTTAGTTGGATGAAAAACCCAGAAGTCTTTTTGCGacaattttggaaatattttatgttattggaTCTTAAATAAACCTTTTATAAGTCTATGCTTTGTCCATTTTGGAAGAAGCATCATATAATGTCTATGTCAAGCCAAAACATGTATAAAGAGGATCCACAGCTTTCACTAGAAAGCAAACTTCATGAGAAGCAGAAGTGCCATTTTTAGGGATTGTGGCCTCAAGGAGTTACCAGCATGATTTATGAGAAGTTCCTCACCGCTAAATTTGGAATGCCAACAACATAACTATAGATGAACTTTGTAATCTTTTCTTCTCCATAATCTGCAGTACACCAACATAGTTacatctcaatatatataaaaggcatCAAAATCCATAGGGGAAAGAAAGGAACACACCGCAAGCTCTCAAGGCCATGAATAAATTCTCTGCAAATGACTCCATTATTAGCTTTCCTAAGATGTTAAAGATACTTGCTATACATTCCACTGATGAGAATTTTGTGACATCCACAACTTCTAATATCTGCAAAAGCTCCTTCTTCCGTTCACTTTCACAGAGtgctaacaaataattttctgcagCAGACATCCAATCCAGTAAGATTTAATGATGTCACCACATTGTGCTAACCATGGGAAGCATAATAAACAAATAGTATCTATTTTCatatctttaaaaattttattcgcATTACGAATGCCAAACCAAATATTTGGATTAGCTAAATGCCAAATGCAGAAGTCAAGAGCTTATCATCGTTAAATTCGAAGGTTGACATCAATAGTCCTGCTTATGAAAGATTTCAAATCTGAACCCAGATCAAGTTTGAAAAGGGTATTTAAATgacaaatcaatttcaaaattaataatgtgaATGTCAAGATGTAATTTTAGCTTTTCCTTCTTCGatagtgaaaaacaaaaaattctaggcttttttttttttttttttccttttttataaaatcttgtAACTAAAACTTTACAAAAAGGCAGTTCCAAGTCCGAGGCATCATTTGGTCTCTAACTTATAGAGAAACCTAATGTTGAAAAACCTTACTTTAACAATCAGGTCCTGTGCAAAATGAATACCAATTTCCAACAAGGTGACAGAAAAGGTGAATCCCAACAATTAAGCAAAAATTTCCTAGATTTCCCATGATGAAGGAGAGgaattaaaacataattttgtcaacaatttttatcatttttcagtTTTAGCATGGGATGTTGTAGTAATAAAATCTCAGCAAATCTTATGCTAGCGATTtaagtataataattttaaatatcagttTAACATAACCTGAATCAGAACTAAGCTAATAAGAGAGGAAACACATACCCAGTAAACTTAACTTGTTTTCCCCATCACCAGTCATAACGTAATTACATAGCTCTTGAATCTTTTCTTTATTATCAACTCTGATCCATAGCAGCATTTCATAGTAACCCAACCTCGAAAGTGAACAGGGATTCTCCCCTTTGATGACTTcacaaaaaaaatggaattctTTGACCATGCCCATCTCAATTAAATATCCAAGAAATGGACCATAAGTTTCCTCTTCTAGCTGAAAACCTTGTTcctttattgatttaaaaagtAGAAAAGCCTTGTGAATTTGTTGCAGTGCAACCTCTTCATCAATACTATCCTTAGCATTCTTTACGCATATGTTTATTAATGCATTATACTCTTTTACACCAGTTTCTTTTCCCATCTTACCAAAAACCTCAACGGCAGTTTCTGTTCCTAGCTTCTCTGCACACATTCTAACCAAGCTATTGAAACGATTTTCCTGGGAGGATTTGAAAATCCACTTTTGTTTCCTTTGACGACTTACTTCTTTACGGCGAgatgatatgttatttttcaaatcaaCTCCAAACAATGATACATCTAATTCTTTTTCCAATGATCTCTCACCGGGAATTTCTTGCTCACCAGGAATTTCTAGCAGATCAGGTGAATTATCCAAAATAGGGCCTGCCAAAGAATACAAGACCTTGGATATAACATTgttttgagaaacaaaatattaCCAAAGAAGATCCTGGTGTCATGTCTATACAGATACTTTTAGTAAACAATAACGTTGCTATTACACAAGTAACTTGTATAGATGATTGAACGGGACAGAAACAATAAGATGAGACCAATAAAGCTAATGAATAAGAGAAATATCCAGAAAAATGGATATTTTCTATTAATGGAAGTTAAAAATCACCGGAAACATTGCAGGAAATAGCTAAGGAAATTCTCTACTTTCTTATctcttgaggaaaaaaaaaagaaaagaaaagaaatcataTCAGAACATCATATGAAACTAAAACGTACAAAGTTTCTGACTTGCCATGctaaaaaagctagcattttcaaataaaaaatcatagtaAAAAGTGATAAGCTTTGTtggttttaaacaattattaGGGCAATCCAACCACcgaatatttgtattttatcaaattcctGAGCTTCATTAAATTTCTGTAACtatttcctccaaaaatcaaaatgaCTATAAATTAGTTGAGAAATTGGATTATCGCAATAAAATACATAGAAACATACTCTTCAGCAAAGAGCGTATCGTATCCGGTAGCTGGTTCTTACAATTCCCTGCATtgaaacatataaaaagaataGCAATTTAACAGGACAGACTTATTCATTTACTCCTCAgttgacaagaaaaaaaaaaaaaaaaatttccattaacCCAGACCAAACATTTCACTCTACTAAAGCTTAAACAATTAAGCTTATAGTTTGAGGGAAGTTCTCCCCTACCCAGAAACCAAAACAGCCGGAAATTGAAAACCCAGAATTtagtttccctttttttttttttttttttttctcaaatacaTATAAGCTGAGAGAGATACCAGATGTGGAGTTTGAAGACCGAAGCAGGGAATTAATGGGGCGCTTAGTGGCGTCTTGGGAGGTGAAAGCGCCGAGCGAGGACACGTGCTGTTCGGGATTAGCGTCGTCGGCCTTGGGCAagcaagaggaagaggaagaggacgAGTGTTTGGTTTTGGGTTTGGATTTGATTTTGACCGCCGGGCCTGAGCGGAGGAACAGAGAACTTAGGCTTCTCCCTTTGACGGCACTCATCCGagccctttcttcttcttcttcttcttcttctttctcaacTGTGGTTTGTTTGTTTGCAACTTATTTGATCATTCAATAACGGATCCGATTGCTGCTGTGTACGTAGTTTTTATTTAACAGCTTGATAAAGCTCGTTTGCACAATTGAGTTGCATgatcaatttataaattttttttaaaaataaaaatcaatttatatattaaaactttgtattttatttctcacattaaaaaaaataataaaaaaaattgccgAATGACACCGAATTTCAAATGGTACTACAAAAGTCCAAACCTTTTGCcgccttaaaaaaattttcgtTATTATTACCATGTCTAATTTAGTCAGTTCTCTTATCTTTAAACGGGTATTATGAGCTTAACACTTTTGCAAAGGGACGTTTAGAATACTATCGTACATATTGTATGAAATATCACGTTATCCGATGCATGAcacgaaaaaaaatatatatatatatatatatacaatttttttatggagagttatattaatttatctgtatcacataaaaaaaaaatatattatagtatataaatttaagaagttccttagaaaacaaaacaaattgacactcgcttttttcttaaaaaaaatcatagtggCTAGGGTAAAAGTAAAATGCGCACCTAtgtaaataagaaaatttgtttataattgGGAAACAGATTCAGATACTGAACATGTTAAGGAATTGAGTTTGAGAGGAGATATTTTTATTGCCAAGAAAGGAATGGTTTTTTGCTTTACGTATtgagaaattatatatttatagtgtgtatatacatatactaaTTAGAGAAGTTtaattgaccccaaaaaaatagaattttgatttaaacGGGTTCTTCAAGGCTTCAAGCTGAaagtatataatatgtataagaAAATGTACATGCTCAGCTTGTTCTTTCCAGTAATTTATTGTTTTCCTAacccaaaaatagaaaactaaaaacACGAGCTATATAACAAACCAGCTATGGAATACTTTATTtgagggagagaaaaaaaaaagaaaaaaaaaaaaaaaccttgttgTGGAATATATCACGTACTACATTTATACATATGAATGTGCTACTAAAGTAATGACAATGAAATTACGTTACGGGACCCAACTTTATTTTGCCCTATAAAAGAAGCTAAAATTTCTGAGGGTGAACCAAAAAATACCAGAAAGAATTTTGTATTTGGTGTTGCTCGGCATTAGAGTATAATAGTAACAGGATACTATGCTTACTGAAACATGTCAGTTTCAAAGTCTGCGATGGTTATGTTTTCAAACTCCAACTTTCCTCTGCATTTAAACCCTGAATACTTCCTTTGCACCCTCAAACAAACACAAACCCATCAAATGATCACCAACCCAAAactttgttttcattttctctGGTTACTGTCTGGGATTTGGGAAACTTCACCTTCAACACTCTCCTTTAGCTTTGCATGGAAATTTCATCCACCTTATACAGAAATATATGGATCAGACACAAAGTAAAAttctgtatattttttttcttaatttgatttcttgCCCTCTGTTTGTTGTATATATTTGCTTGTCAGTTTTACCTTCTTTTGCTGTCATATTAATGTCTATGTACTTAACTATGAAGTTGGTTCGTATTGCCATTAGGTCGTAAAGACAACCTCTATGAACATCTTTATTGTGATTTGTGAGAGAGAAGGATATATTATagtatgaaaatttatttacagATGGCACCACACAAAGTTAATAGAAAACAAGCCGTTGGTAATTATTAGAAGTACTAGTGCTAACTAAACGCTTTTGAACCTTCTTAGTgtaagggaaaaataaaatacgCATCAACTTTTGATTCCCTTTACTTTGTTGATTCTCGCTTATCTAATTTCATTTTACCGACCACTTGTTACAATGGATGAAGGTTTAGCTTGCCAGGTAAACAGAACTACTAGTTTATAGTGAACCAAATGTAAATTTCCTTATTTAAGAGAGGAAAATTGTCATATGGTAGtctatttaaaacaaaaacatgttTTCAAATTCCAATAGAGTTCGGCTGTTTGATTCcttactttgtttttttgttcacTTAATGTCATTTCACTGACCACCTcgatgcttgatgaattgcgaTGCATGAAAGCTTAGCTTGCCAGCTAATCATTACAACTAGTCTATGGAGAAACGTCTATGATTTCCTTATTTAAGATAGAGACTTGTAATATGGTAATATTTTTACGacataaattgttttaaaattctgATAAAGTTACCAACCGTTTGATTCCTTAATTACTTTCTTAGTTTTCTCACTCACCTAAACATGTTTCACCGACTACCTGTTGCGATGCATGATGGCTTGAATTGCCAGGTTATCACAAGGAATGATGCTCGATAATCCGTACCTAATTCtagttttattttcttggaaTTTTCACTTTCCTAATCCCATTTCACCGACCACTTTTGCAATGTATGAAGGCTTAGCTTGCCAGGTGCAAAAAATTACTACTAGTTTATGCTTATTGGAGGAATGGAAATGGTGTAATATGATaatcttttataataaaaaacttGATTTCTTACTTCCTAGGTTTTACCAGGCTTAAATCGCCAGGTTGCCGTATGGATTAGTGCTTGGTGagccatttatatatataattctttatttctttgaattctCACTCATCACCCAATCCTATTTTACTAATCACCTGTCGCAATGCATGAAGGCTTAGCTCGTTTATGATGAAATTAGCATATGTGATTTCCTTATTCAAGACAAGAAAATGTTTATTATTGTAATCTTTTACAAAATAAGTTGTTTTATAAGTTCAATAAAGTTCAACCGTTAGATTCCTTACTTGGTTTTTCTCCCTCACCTAACCTCAGTCTCACGGATCACTTGTTACGATGCATAATGGCTTGAAGTACTGCTAGGTTGACACATAGGGATTGATGAGCTATTAATTCCTTACTTTCTTGGATTCTTAAGTCACCTAATTCGGTTTCACTGATCACTTGTTCCATTGCATGAAGGCTTAGCTTTCTAGGTAAATATTACCACTAGTTTATGGTGAAACGTTTGTAAATTTCCCTATTTGAGAGAGAGATATGgtaatctttttgttttaaaaatgcaataaaGTTCATACTGTTTGATTCCTTACTTTCCCAATTTTCTCGCTCAACTATCTGCGTTTCAATATTGACCATCTTGGGATGCATGAAGGCTTGGATTGACAAGTTGACATACGGATTGATGCTTGATCAgctttatatataattcaactattcttatttattcattcaagatgcattttctaatatattaaaaaaaaaaagaaaaaaaagatacatTTGGTAATCTCTCTGTGATCAATTGCTTTGTGAGTTCCCTCTTGTGTTGTCtcttactttttccttttttcttcctttaggTGTTAGCAAAAGTGTTAGAAGGTTCCGAAAAGATCAAGATGTCTTTCCTGTTTAGGATTCTACAgcctttttttggtgaatgtttAGGATTTCTATGTCCTTGTTAAAGAAATATTATGTAAGTTCTATATCCTTGTTAAAGAAATATTATGcctaacaattttttattgttggaTCATTAAATtccatttctttattttgctttctttctaGCCTTTTTTTGTTCACTTTCCTGTACGTTTTCTTTTGGTTCTTCCTCTATAAATCATTGTTCGCTAATTTTCTGGATTTACGAATATGATTGGAAGTGTTGGTATTTCTGCATGAGAAAGCTGTTAGCATGTAGTTAGTTTCCATAGCCTTTGAATTTGTTATTGTTGGATTACTGATATTCCATTTCTTCTTTACTTTGCTGTCTTTCTAGGCCTTTTGTTCATTTTGTTGTTTGCTTCTTGGCTCTACAAGGAGGATTGAGGTGTTGGGAGCAGGACTAAATTGTGCAGGAGAAGCCTATTACCCAAAGTAGTTAGTCTCCATAACCTACCTTTTAACCATTTCAACTGGCATAGAGATATGATCAAGTCATAGAATATACTCAAAGCTAGGACACACCAAATGCTAAATAATCTGAGTTCCATGATTTGAGtattaaatttgaaagagattgttctttttctcttattaaaattaatggaagTAATTACTTTTGGTGTTTATTATTGTCCAAATtcaacattaaaataattttcatctcAAATATGTCCTAGTGTAATTCATGCATAGCATTTCATTTGTCTCTTTGTTATTTGGTGATTATAGCTTGAAGCTTAAGCTGATATTGCTCTTC includes the following:
- the LOC107431429 gene encoding pentatricopeptide repeat-containing protein At4g04790, mitochondrial, which produces MSAVKGRSLSSLFLRSGPAVKIKSKPKTKHSSSSSSSCLPKADDANPEQHVSSLGAFTSQDATKRPINSLLRSSNSTSGNCKNQLPDTIRSLLKSPILDNSPDLLEIPGEQEIPGERSLEKELDVSLFGVDLKNNISSRRKEVSRQRKQKWIFKSSQENRFNSLVRMCAEKLGTETAVEVFGKMGKETGVKEYNALINICVKNAKDSIDEEVALQQIHKAFLLFKSIKEQGFQLEEETYGPFLGYLIEMGMVKEFHFFCEVIKGENPCSLSRLGYYEMLLWIRVDNKEKIQELCNYVMTGDGENKLSLLENYLLALCESERKKELLQILEVVDVTKFSSVECIASIFNILGKLIMESFAENLFMALRACDYGEEKITKFIYSYVVGIPNLAVEDVISNFKNLHVKLEVSLSCASYEKLIAYCCDSHEVHVALDLVDEICQKGLDLSIEVLHSIFRAMEETSNFNLVHRVYSVICHQTLKPNNETFRLMITLCVKMKDFDGAYGMLNDLEKMNLRPTANMYNAILGGYFREKNTYSAKKLLKQMEEADVKRDSLTYCYLLSNCESEDDIKKYYEEMKRSGIDDTKHVFMALINAYASLGQFEKAKQVVSDKGISDKSWNEINSALAQALSENGQWFDALDIYKQIGSALEPKAVISLIENVPSDGELSTLLKLLEEINASNYWVDGCCRVILYCVRYKHLSPAINLLKQLRDKFCNDELVHESLFDEVFCLIGDSDPTYLQMGLDLLRVVKNDFGITPSRKCLDFLLHACVNAKDLRNSKLVWKEYKEAGLPYNILNFLRMYQAFLAAGDHKAAKIFLTHVPKDDPDVRRVIRECETSYSQMSIYTSETEKKKKNRSKTRI